The Halobacillus amylolyticus nucleotide sequence CTTTTCTTTCGGTATAGTAAACCATTTAGGTGGATCGTTATTGATTTGTATAACGAGCGGAAGAACATCGAAGCTCCCACCCTTGCCCTGCCAGCCTAACTCTTGGCACTTTTTTGTAAATTCAACTGAGGCCGGATCACCTATAATCTGATTTCCCTCTTCATACCCAGCATATCGAACAAGTTGATGATTCCAAATGCGGATTTCCTCGTCTTGCCGCTTCGGTTTAAATATCGATATAGTCGAACGGATTTTACCTCTATTTGTAGCGTAGTCCATATGAGCAAAGAGGGCATCACGTATCTCCTCTTCCTCCCCAACTTCACGCTGGTCAAAAACTTTTAAACCATCCCAAAACAAACGTCCAATGCAGCGATTGCTGTTTCTCCAGGCCACTTTAGCGCCATACTCAAGTTCTTCATATGTATGATGATAGGTTCCTGTAAGATCTATGGCCTCTTTCACTTCTCTTAATCTTTCGTCGATATGTTCATTCATTTTGCCAAGTTCTTTATGACACTGGCAAATAAATGTTTCAGCCTCCTGCCATAAACTAGTACTCAAAACGGATTGCCTCCTGTGCTTTGTGATTTCATTTATTTTACCACATCTAATATACCTTTATGGGTATACAGGGTTTTTTAGCAAAAAAAGCACCCACATCAGTGGAGTACGCTGAAAGAGAGACTGACGTTTGTTAATTTTTATAAGGAATGGTGGGGTCCGTTATAAAAAGAGAAAGGTGGCTGGGGAAAGACGAGACTCCTGCGGAAAAACTGGCGCGTCGAGACCCCGCAACGAAGCGAGGAGGCTTGGGAACAAGGAAGTTCGATTAAGAACGATGACAGAAGAAGTTCGGCTAAATCGAAACGTCCTGTTTCAACGCCGAACTACCCCACGTCGTGTGGGGTATGTACCAACATCGAACGACCTCACATCGTGTGAGGCCGCGGAAAGAGCGAGTCGTTCCCTGACCCCTGGCTCCGTTTCTAACCTTTATTCCAGATAACGGCTCTTTAATTCAATAACTACATTCCTATTATTCCTGCGATCATCTATTACATTATATAGTGAGTTTCCTTAATGGAGTGGGTCATCTTCTTTTTTTACTATACACAGACTTTTTAGTGGCCTCCATCAGTGGATGCTTCTTACTTATTCAAAAAACAAATCAAAGATATTGCTGCCTTTTGATGCGTACCACC carries:
- a CDS encoding nitric oxide synthase oxygenase, coding for MSTSLWQEAETFICQCHKELGKMNEHIDERLREVKEAIDLTGTYHHTYEELEYGAKVAWRNSNRCIGRLFWDGLKVFDQREVGEEEEIRDALFAHMDYATNRGKIRSTISIFKPKRQDEEIRIWNHQLVRYAGYEEGNQIIGDPASVEFTKKCQELGWQGKGGSFDVLPLVIQINNDPPKWFTIPKEKVLEVPLRHPEYEWFEYLGLKWYAVPFISDMCLEIGGLEYTAAPFNGWYMGTEIGARNLADDSRYNLLPPVGEGMGLDIRRHASLWKDRALVELNQAVLYSYKTDKVSIVDHHTAAQQFQLFQNKEAKCGREATGDWKWLVPPMSPASTDIFHQSFEDRMDTPNYFYQDKAF